The following coding sequences are from one Phyllostomus discolor isolate MPI-MPIP mPhyDis1 chromosome 11, mPhyDis1.pri.v3, whole genome shotgun sequence window:
- the HGSNAT gene encoding heparan-alpha-glucosaminide N-acetyltransferase, with protein MVFVNYGGGKYWYFKHASWNGLTVADLVFPWFVFIMGTSIFLSMSSILQRGCSKSRLLGKIVWRSFLLICIGIIVVNPNYCLGPLSWDRMRLPGVLQRLGVTYFVVAVLELLFAKPVPERGAWEGRCWSLQDVVSSWPQWLFILMLESVWLALTFFLPVPGCPTGYLGPGGIGDLGKYPNCTGGAAGYIDRLLLGEDHIYQHPSSTVLYHTRVAYDPEGILGTINSIVMAFLGVQAGKILLYHKEQTKDILVRFTAWCCLLGLISVALTKISENEGFIPVNKNLWSVSYVTTLSSFAFFILLILYPIVDVKGVWTGTPFFYPGMNSILVYVGHEVFRNYFPFQWKLQDTQSHKEHLIQNIIATALWVLIAYILYKKKIFWKI; from the exons ATGGTCTTCGTTAATTACGGAGGAGGAAAGTATTGGTATTTCAAACATGCAAGTTGGAATG GACTGACGGTGGCTGACCTTGTGTTCCCATG GTTTGTGTTTATTATGGGAACCTCCATTTTTCTGTCAATGAGTTCCATACTGCAGCGGGGCTGTTCGAAGTCCAGGTTGCTGGGGAAGATTGTGTGGAGGAGTTTCCTGTTAATCTGTATAGGAATCATCGTTGTAAATCCCAACTATTGCCTTGGTCCAT TGTCCTGGGATAGGATGCGACTCCCCGGCGTGCTCCAGCGGCTGGGCGTGACCTACTTTGTGGTGGCCGTGTTAGAGCTCCTCTTCGCAAAGCCTGTGCCTGAACGCGGCGCCTGG GAGGGAAGATGCTGGTCTCTGCAAGACGTCGTATCCAGCTGGCCGCAGTGGCTGTTCATCCTGATGCTGGAGAGCGTTTGGCTGGCCTTGACATTCTTCTTACCTGTTCCTGGGTGCCCCAC cGGCTACCTCGGCCCCGGCGGCATTGGAGACCTGGGGAAGTATCCAAATTGCACTGGAGGGGCTGCCGGCTACATCGACCGCCTGCTTCTGGGAGAGGATCACATTTATCAGCACCCTTCCTCGACC GTGCTGTATCACACCAGGGTGGCCTACGACCCGGAAGGAATCCTAGGGACCATCAACTCCATTGTGATGGCATTTTTAGGAGTTCAG GCAGGAAAAATACTCTTGTATCACAAAGAGCAGACCAAAGACATTCTGGTCAGATTCACCGCCTGGTGTTGTCTTCTA GGGCTTATCTCTGTTGCTTTGACGAAAATTTCTGAAAACGAAGGCTTTATTCCAGTAAACAAAAATCTCTG GTCCGTCTCCTACGTCACCACGCTGAGCTCCTTCGCCTTCTTCATCCTGCTCATCCTCTACCCCATTGTGGATGTGAAGGGCGTGTGGACAGGAACCCCGTTCTTTTACCCGG GCATGAACTCCATCCTGGTGTACGTCGGCCACGAGGTGTTCCGGAACTACTTCCCCTTCCAGTGGAAGCTGCAGGACACCCAGTCGCACAAGGAGCATCTCATCCAGAACATCATCGCCACTGCACTCTGGGTGCTCATTGCTTACATTCTCTATAAAAAGAAGATTTTTTGGAAAATCTGA